One genomic segment of Centroberyx gerrardi isolate f3 chromosome 4, fCenGer3.hap1.cur.20231027, whole genome shotgun sequence includes these proteins:
- the lrrn3a gene encoding leucine-rich repeat neuronal protein 3, giving the protein MKETAVVACLLAELALSACLVAPGAARCPAPCRCEIRPWFSPSSIYAEAATVDCNDLGLAALPETLPAQTQVLLLQTNNIINVEKALDYLANITEIDLSQNNISSVSDVCLGPLPRLLALHMEENWVQQLPDSCLSSLPNLQEFYINHNLISTIGPGAFQGLGRLLRLHLNSNRLTSISGRWFEPLPRLEILMLGENPILELSDMNFNPLANLRSLVLARMNLTEIPDNALVGLENLESISFFDNLFSRVPRAALKRVQNLKFLDLNKNPIERIQRGDFLDMMHLKELGINSMPELVSIDSFALNNLPELTKIEATNNPKLSYIHPRALHRLPRLETLMLNSNALSALHRSTVDSLPNLREVSLHSNPIRCDCVIRWVNMNRTAVRFMEPDSLFCADPPEYQGRRVRQVHFREMTEICLPLISPGSLPRRVAVGKGSSVTLHCRAFGEPEPEIYWVTPAGNRILPSSVSDKFYMHPEGTFDIYDATESEAGSYTCVAHNLVGADLKSVAVAVDGYFPQSSNQSLHVYITSIRSHSAAVSWDSAGGSVSQIKWSAEGSRPSTAFTARLPADVKEYRLRQLKPSTRYQVCVEVSAAPPERSRRCVSLNTMQPPPPAEGADSRDRLVMAACGVFFIVVAVACSVVYTSRYSQVFYRKLIADQAETLLLPGTPSSSSSSSSSSLMEFGVSGVKVRATVIDLPDRSM; this is encoded by the coding sequence ATGAAGGAGACAGCGGTCGTGGCTTGTTTGCTGGCGGAGCTGGCGCTGTCCGCCTGCCTCGTGGCCCCAGGAGCCGCCCGCTGCCCCGCGCCGTGTCGCTGTGAGATACGACCCTGGTTCTCGCCCAGCTCTATCTACGCCGAGGCCGCAACTGTGGACTGTAACGACCTGGGTCTCGCCGCGCTGCCGGAGACGCTCCCCGCCCAAACACAGGTGCTTCTGCTGCAGACGAACAATATCATCAACGTGGAGAAAGCTTTGGATTACCTGGCCAACATCACTGAGATCGACCTGTCTCAGAATAACATTTCCTCCGTGAGCGATGTCTGTCTGGGGCCGCTGCCCCGGCTGCTGGCGCTCCACATGGAGGAGAACTGGGTCCAGCAGCTCCCGGACAGCTGCCTCTCCTCGCTGCCCAACCTGCAGGAGTTCTACATCAACCACAACCTGATCTCCACCATTGGCCCCGGGGCCTTCCAGGGCCTCGGCAGGCTGCTGAGGCTCCACCTCAATTCCAATCGACTGACGAGCATCAGCGGCCGGTGGTTCGAGCCGCTGCCCCGCCTGGAGATCCTGATGCTGGGAGAGAACCCGATCCTGGAGCTGTCAGACATGAACTTTAACCCCCTGGCCAACCTGCGCAGCCTCGTGCTCGCCAGGATGAATCTGACAGAAATCCCCGACAACGCTCTGGTTGGTCTTGAGAACTTGGAGAGCATCTCGTTTTTTGACAACCTGTTTAGTCGAGTCCCCCGAGCCGCGCTGAAGAGAGTCCAGAACCTGAAGTTCCTGGATCTGAATAAGAATCCCATCGAGAGGATCCAGAGAGGCGACTTCCTGGACATGATGCACCTGAAGGAGCTCGGCATCAACAGCATGCCGGAGCTGGTTTCCATCGACAGCTTCGCCCTCAACAACCTGCCCGAGCTGACGAAGATCGAGGCCACCAACAACCCCAAGCTGTCGTACATCCACCCGCGGGCGCTCCACCGGCTGCCCAGGCTGGAGACCCTGATGCTGAACAGCAACGCTCTGAGCGCGCTCCACCGCAGCACCGTGGATTCCCTGCCCAACTTGCGTGAGGTCAGCCTGCACAGCAACCCCATCCGCTGCGACTGCGTCATCCGCTGGGTCAACATGAACCGGACCGCCGTCCGCTTCATGGAGCCCGACTCCCTGTTCTGCGCGGATCCTCCGGAGTACCAAGGCCGGCGCGTCCGGCAGGTTCACTTCCGGGAGATGACGGAGATCTGCCTCCCCCTGATCTCGCCCGGGAGCCTGCCGCGGCGCGTGGCGGTCGGGAAAGGAAGTTCGGTGACGCTGCACTGCCGGGCGTTTGGAGAGCCGGAGCCGGAGATCTACTGGGTGACGCCGGCGGGCAACAGGATCCTCCCCAGCAGCGTGTCCGATAAGTTCTACATGCATCCTGAAGGAACATTTGACATCTACGACGCCACTGAGAGCGAAGCCGGCTCGTACACCTGCGTCGCCCACAACCTCGTGGGGGCGGACCTCAAGTccgtggcggtggcggtggaCGGATACTTCCCCCAGTCTTCAAACCAATCCCTACATGTATATATCACATCCATCCGGTCTCACTCTGCTGCGGTGTCCTGGGATAGCGCAGGCGGCTCGGTGTCACAGATAAAATGGTCGGCAGAAGGAAGCCGTCCCTCCACGGCGTTCACAGCCAGGCTTCCTGCCGATGTGAAGGAGTACCGGCTCCGACAGCTGAAGCCCTCCACCCGCTACCAGGTGTGTGTCGAGGTCAGCGCTGCGCCGCCTGAGCGCAGCAGGCGGTGCGTGAGCCTGAACACCATGCAGCCGCCGCCTCCTGCGGAGGGAGCGGACAGCCGGGACCGGCTGGTCATGGCGGCCTGTGGCGTGTTTTTTATCGTAGTCGCTGTGGCTTGTTCTGTCGTCTATACGTCTCGCTACAGCCAGGTATTCTACAGGAAGTTGATAGCTGACCAAGCTGAAACACTGCTGCTTCCCggcactccctcctcctcctcttcttcctcttcttcttctcttatgGAATTCGGAGTGTCTGGGGTCAAGGTGAGGGCGACAGTAATAGACTTACCGGACCGCTCCATGTAA